The following coding sequences are from one Novosphingobium sp. KACC 22771 window:
- the trxB gene encoding thioredoxin-disulfide reductase gives MATHTTRMLIIGSGPAGLTAAIYGARAGLNPIVVQGLQPGGQLTITTDVENYPGFREAVQGPWLVQEMQAQAEHVGTRMMWDTIVDIDLSGPPFRAIGDSGDVYEGDTLVICTGAQAKWLGTKGEQEFSGKGVSACATCDGFFYRGKKVVVIGGGNTAVEEALYLTNHSQDVTLIHRRDSLRAEKILQDRLFAHPNIKVLWNKEVEEFIGDGAIGGAGLTGLALVDTVTGEKSVEPAQGAFVAIGHAPATDLFKGKLELDESGYIVVQPGTPKTAIPGVFAAGDVMDHTYRQAVTAAGTGCMAALDAERFVGALDFAAQTGADVAGVEA, from the coding sequence ATGGCAACGCATACTACTCGGATGCTCATCATTGGTTCCGGCCCGGCCGGGCTGACCGCAGCGATCTATGGCGCGCGGGCGGGTTTGAACCCCATCGTGGTGCAGGGGCTTCAGCCCGGCGGGCAATTGACCATCACCACCGACGTTGAAAACTATCCCGGTTTTCGCGAGGCGGTGCAGGGCCCCTGGCTGGTCCAGGAAATGCAGGCGCAGGCCGAGCATGTGGGCACGCGCATGATGTGGGACACGATTGTCGATATCGACCTGTCGGGGCCTCCTTTCCGCGCCATCGGCGATTCTGGCGATGTCTATGAAGGCGACACGCTGGTCATCTGCACCGGGGCGCAGGCCAAGTGGCTGGGCACCAAGGGCGAGCAGGAATTTTCGGGCAAGGGCGTTTCTGCCTGCGCCACCTGCGACGGCTTCTTCTATCGCGGCAAGAAGGTCGTGGTGATCGGCGGCGGCAACACCGCGGTTGAGGAAGCGCTGTATCTGACCAACCATTCGCAGGATGTGACGCTGATCCACCGCCGCGATTCGCTGCGCGCGGAAAAGATCCTTCAGGACCGCCTGTTTGCGCATCCCAACATCAAGGTTTTGTGGAACAAGGAAGTCGAGGAGTTCATCGGCGATGGCGCCATCGGCGGGGCGGGCCTGACGGGCCTTGCGCTGGTCGATACGGTCACGGGTGAAAAGTCGGTCGAACCGGCGCAGGGCGCTTTTGTGGCGATCGGCCATGCGCCCGCCACCGACCTGTTCAAGGGCAAGCTGGAGCTGGACGAAAGCGGCTATATCGTGGTCCAGCCCGGCACGCCCAAGACCGCGATCCCCGGCGTGTTTGCGGCTGGCGACGTGATGGACCACACCTATCGTCAGGCCGTGACGGCGGCGGGCACGGGCTGCATGGCGGCGCTGGATGCGGAACGCTTTGTCGGCGCGCTGGATTTTGCGGCGCAGACCGGTGCTGATGTCGCTGGGGTCGAAGCCTGA
- a CDS encoding XrtA/PEP-CTERM system exopolysaccharide export protein codes for MSSKSFATLLGGAALASVAMAGCADARTAPRLPSANFVALQEGPGEDYVIGPMDELTVFVWRNPELGARVQVRPDGRITTPLIADLPATGKTPSMLAQDIQLQLSQYIQDPLVSVIVNRFAGTFSEQIRIVGATGRPASIPYRANMTILDAMIAVGGMNEFAAGNRSKLVRFDKATGKQKEFSLRLGDLFKKGDSKANVMLMPGDVIIIPESIF; via the coding sequence ATGTCGAGCAAGAGTTTTGCAACGCTGCTTGGCGGAGCTGCGCTGGCCAGCGTCGCCATGGCGGGCTGCGCCGACGCTAGAACCGCCCCGCGTTTGCCCTCCGCCAACTTTGTCGCGCTTCAGGAAGGGCCGGGCGAGGATTACGTGATCGGGCCGATGGATGAACTGACCGTGTTCGTCTGGCGCAATCCTGAACTGGGCGCGCGCGTCCAGGTCCGCCCCGATGGCCGCATCACCACGCCGCTGATCGCCGACCTGCCCGCCACGGGCAAGACGCCCAGCATGCTGGCCCAGGACATCCAGCTTCAGCTGAGCCAGTATATTCAGGATCCGCTGGTCTCGGTGATCGTCAACCGCTTTGCGGGCACCTTTTCCGAACAGATCCGCATCGTCGGCGCCACAGGGCGCCCCGCCTCGATCCCCTATCGCGCCAACATGACCATTCTGGACGCGATGATTGCGGTGGGCGGCATGAATGAATTTGCCGCCGGCAACCGTTCGAAGCTGGTTCGCTTCGACAAGGCCACCGGCAAGCAAAAGGAATTTTCGCTGCGCCTTGGCGACCTTTTCAAGAAGGGCGACTCCAAGGCCAACGTGATGCTGATGCCGGGCGATGTGATCATCATCCCCGAAAGCATCTTCTAA
- a CDS encoding acetate--CoA ligase family protein, producing MARLERASIARLLKPRSVAVVGASDKPGALGATLISNLDRAGYAGAIYPINPNRDKIGERACLPSVDALPDGVDVAVLAIPRAFVLDTIKGLAARGVGSAIIFAAGFAEDGEAGMAEQAEIGRIAAESGMVIEGPNCLGMVNHVDGVPLTFVETAIVPPAGRRSVSVVSQSGAMAAVLCTTLLARELACSYSVSTGNEAASGVEDYLDWLVDDADTSVIAMIVEQFRDPARFIAAADRARAAGKPIVLLHPGKSSAARESAATHTGAMAGDYKLMRAKVERTGVIFAETLQELGDIAEILIRCASMSHPSAAVLGESGAFKALTLDLAEELGLPLADLHDEDSPELRAALPPFVPVSNPLDITAQGLSQPVIYTQSLGALMDDARVGAVVAGIIQSDPITAKIKVPAIVAALDGRAISKPLVFAGLDEGADMPAHYIADLRARGIPWFPTTERAFRALAALTLRAALDLTNAAPAALSVAGLGDYAGVVAEYQAKALLGPLGISFPSGQFAADAEAAVAAAEAVGYPVAMKAQAAALGHKSDAGGVMLNLADADAVRAAFPKMVANVAAYDASITLDGVLIEKMGKRGLEMIVGAKNDPEWGPVVLAGFGGVTAEILADVALITPDLSEEAIVEKLYGLKQAALLKGYRGSPALDVAALAKLIRQISAVLLAEPRIAEMDLNPVILHPVGEGVVALDALMLVQ from the coding sequence ATGGCAAGACTGGAACGGGCGAGCATTGCTCGCCTGCTCAAGCCGCGCAGCGTGGCGGTTGTCGGCGCAAGCGACAAGCCGGGCGCCCTGGGCGCAACGCTGATCAGCAATCTGGACCGTGCCGGATATGCGGGCGCGATTTACCCGATCAATCCCAACCGGGACAAGATCGGGGAGCGCGCCTGCCTGCCCTCGGTGGATGCTTTGCCCGATGGCGTGGATGTGGCGGTGCTCGCCATTCCCCGCGCCTTCGTGCTGGATACGATCAAGGGATTGGCCGCGCGGGGCGTGGGCAGCGCGATCATCTTTGCCGCCGGTTTTGCCGAGGATGGCGAAGCGGGCATGGCCGAACAGGCCGAGATCGGCCGCATCGCCGCCGAATCGGGCATGGTGATCGAAGGGCCGAACTGCCTTGGCATGGTCAACCATGTCGACGGTGTGCCGCTGACCTTTGTGGAAACGGCGATTGTGCCGCCTGCCGGGCGTCGCTCGGTGTCGGTGGTGTCGCAGTCGGGCGCGATGGCGGCGGTGCTGTGCACCACGCTGCTGGCGCGTGAACTGGCCTGTTCCTATTCGGTTTCGACCGGCAATGAGGCGGCCTCGGGCGTCGAGGATTATCTCGACTGGCTGGTCGATGATGCCGATACTTCGGTGATCGCGATGATCGTCGAGCAGTTCCGCGATCCGGCCCGCTTTATCGCGGCGGCGGACCGGGCGCGCGCGGCGGGCAAGCCCATCGTGCTGCTGCACCCCGGCAAGTCCTCGGCGGCGCGCGAATCGGCGGCGACACACACCGGCGCGATGGCAGGCGATTACAAGCTGATGCGCGCCAAGGTGGAGCGCACCGGCGTGATCTTTGCCGAAACGCTTCAGGAATTGGGCGATATTGCCGAGATCCTGATCCGCTGCGCTTCGATGAGCCATCCTTCGGCCGCCGTGCTGGGCGAATCGGGCGCGTTCAAGGCGCTGACCCTCGATCTGGCCGAGGAACTGGGTCTGCCGCTGGCCGATCTGCATGATGAGGACAGCCCGGAACTGCGCGCTGCCTTGCCGCCTTTCGTGCCGGTCTCGAACCCGCTGGACATTACCGCGCAGGGCCTGTCGCAGCCGGTGATCTATACGCAGTCCTTGGGCGCGCTGATGGATGATGCGCGCGTGGGCGCGGTCGTGGCCGGGATCATCCAGTCCGACCCGATCACGGCCAAGATCAAGGTGCCCGCGATTGTGGCGGCCTTGGATGGTCGCGCAATTTCCAAGCCGCTGGTGTTTGCGGGCCTCGATGAAGGCGCGGATATGCCCGCGCATTACATCGCCGATCTGCGCGCGCGCGGCATTCCATGGTTCCCCACCACCGAGCGGGCCTTCCGCGCTCTGGCCGCGCTGACGCTGCGGGCGGCCTTGGACCTGACCAATGCGGCGCCGGCGGCTTTGTCGGTGGCGGGCCTTGGCGATTATGCAGGCGTGGTGGCCGAATATCAGGCCAAGGCGCTGCTCGGCCCGCTGGGCATCAGCTTCCCCTCGGGCCAGTTTGCGGCCGATGCCGAAGCGGCGGTCGCGGCGGCCGAGGCTGTCGGCTATCCCGTGGCGATGAAGGCGCAGGCGGCAGCCTTGGGGCATAAGTCGGATGCGGGCGGGGTGATGTTGAACCTTGCCGATGCTGATGCTGTGCGTGCGGCTTTCCCGAAAATGGTGGCCAATGTCGCGGCCTATGATGCTTCGATTACGCTGGATGGCGTGCTGATCGAAAAGATGGGCAAGCGGGGCCTCGAAATGATCGTGGGCGCCAAGAATGATCCCGAGTGGGGTCCGGTGGTGCTGGCCGGTTTTGGCGGGGTGACGGCGGAAATTCTGGCCGACGTGGCCTTGATTACGCCTGATCTGTCGGAAGAAGCCATTGTCGAGAAGCTCTATGGGCTGAAGCAGGCTGCTTTGCTCAAGGGCTATCGCGGTTCGCCTGCGCTGGACGTGGCGGCGCTGGCCAAGCTGATCCGCCAGATCAGCGCGGTGCTGCTGGCCGAGCCGCGCATTGCCGAAATGGACCTTAACCCCGTAATCCTGCATCCGGTGGGCGAGGGCGTTGTGGCGCTCGACGCGCTGATGCTGGTGCAGTAA
- the pobA gene encoding 4-hydroxybenzoate 3-monooxygenase — MKTQVAIIGAGPAGLLLGHLLKSEGVDCLVLERQTGDYVLGRIRAGVLEQITVGLMERLGLDARLKAEGLVEEGFNLADGERLIRIDVANLTGKTVVVYGQTEITKDLMDAAPSRGLEVIYQAGDVALHDIESEAPYVTYTKDGAEQRIDARFIVGCDGFHGPSRKAIPASVAREFERVYPFGWLGILADVPPCNHELIYANHERGFALASMRSHVRSRYYVDVPLTEKIEDWSDDRVWDELAIRLGPDAAANITRGPAIEKSIAPLRSYVFEPMRHGSLLLCGDAAHIVPPTGAKGLNLAASDVHYAAEALVGFFRRADNDAVIGYSAKALARVWKSERFSWSLTKLMHRFPEDGPFERAMQVAELDYIATSKAAQTSIAENYVGLPV, encoded by the coding sequence ATGAAAACTCAGGTCGCCATCATTGGCGCCGGGCCTGCGGGCCTGCTGCTGGGCCATTTGCTGAAATCCGAAGGCGTCGATTGCCTGGTGCTGGAGCGCCAGACCGGCGATTATGTGCTGGGCCGTATCCGCGCGGGCGTGCTGGAACAGATCACCGTCGGCCTGATGGAGCGGCTTGGTCTGGATGCGCGCCTCAAGGCCGAGGGCCTTGTCGAGGAAGGCTTCAACCTTGCCGATGGCGAACGCCTGATCCGCATTGATGTGGCGAACCTGACCGGCAAGACCGTGGTGGTTTACGGCCAGACCGAGATCACCAAGGACCTGATGGATGCCGCCCCCTCGCGCGGGCTGGAAGTGATCTATCAGGCGGGCGATGTGGCGCTGCATGACATCGAATCCGAAGCACCCTATGTCACCTATACCAAGGACGGAGCCGAGCAGCGGATCGACGCGCGCTTCATCGTGGGCTGCGACGGCTTCCACGGCCCCAGCCGCAAGGCGATTCCCGCCAGCGTCGCCCGCGAGTTCGAGCGGGTCTATCCCTTTGGCTGGCTGGGCATTCTGGCCGATGTGCCGCCCTGCAATCACGAGCTGATCTATGCCAACCACGAGCGCGGCTTTGCGCTGGCCAGCATGCGCAGCCATGTGCGCAGCCGCTATTACGTCGACGTGCCGCTGACCGAAAAGATCGAGGACTGGAGCGACGACCGCGTGTGGGACGAGCTGGCGATCCGCCTCGGCCCGGATGCCGCCGCCAATATCACGCGTGGTCCTGCAATCGAAAAGTCCATCGCCCCGCTGCGCTCCTATGTGTTCGAACCGATGCGCCACGGCAGCCTGCTGCTCTGCGGCGATGCGGCCCATATCGTGCCGCCCACCGGGGCCAAGGGCCTCAACCTTGCCGCGTCCGACGTGCATTATGCGGCGGAGGCTTTGGTCGGCTTCTTCCGCCGCGCCGATAATGATGCGGTGATCGGCTATTCCGCCAAGGCGCTGGCCCGCGTGTGGAAATCCGAGCGTTTCAGCTGGAGCCTGACCAAGCTGATGCACCGCTTCCCCGAGGACGGCCCGTTCGAACGCGCGATGCAGGTGGCCGAGCTGGACTATATCGCCACCAGCAAGGCGGCCCAAACCAGCATTGCCGAAAACTACGTCGGCCTTCCTGTCTGA
- a CDS encoding acyl-CoA ligase (AMP-forming), exosortase A system-associated — MVQHSIPLETAPLPLDHLAIRGRDEAPALVLREGVLSYKDLTERVGAMAAWLASRAQPGDRIATWAAKGELTCLMPLAAARAGMVHVPINPLLKRAQVAHILADSGAVLLIATPARLATLEAGDAPCPVMAEGEVVEESRAHDPLGPSRGDPDDLAAILYTSGSTGRPKGVMLSHANMWLGAQSVAHYLDLRHDDRALAVLPLSFDYGQNQLLSHWYAGASAVPLDYLMPRDVVKAIDRHGVTTLACVPPLWVQLTELEWPAHVAAKLRRLTNSGGALTVDLVHRLRAIFPDARLFAMYGLTEAFRSTFLDPALIDTHPTSMGRAIPHAEILVVNDDGAIAGDDEEGELVHCGPLVAKGYWQDAARTAERYKPAPQGSVYGGMAVWSGDRVRRDGAGLLYFVGRRDAMIKTAGNRISPQEIEDAAIATGLAAEAVALGLPDERLGQAVHLVVRAAPGADQAREALPQRLKADLPNFMQPSVIHWKEAMPISPNGKLDRTGLYQEMLEWKIAVDQATSRERDA; from the coding sequence ATGGTACAGCACAGTATTCCGCTCGAAACCGCACCATTGCCGCTGGACCATCTGGCGATCCGGGGGCGGGATGAGGCGCCTGCGCTCGTGCTGCGCGAAGGTGTTCTTAGCTACAAGGATTTAACAGAGCGTGTCGGTGCGATGGCGGCATGGCTGGCGTCGCGGGCGCAGCCGGGCGACCGTATCGCCACCTGGGCGGCCAAGGGCGAGCTGACCTGTCTGATGCCTTTGGCGGCGGCGCGGGCGGGGATGGTGCATGTGCCGATCAATCCTTTGCTCAAACGCGCGCAGGTGGCGCATATTCTGGCCGACAGCGGGGCGGTCTTGCTGATCGCCACGCCTGCGCGGTTGGCCACGCTGGAGGCGGGCGATGCGCCTTGCCCGGTGATGGCCGAGGGCGAGGTGGTGGAGGAGAGCCGGGCGCATGATCCGCTGGGGCCTTCGCGGGGTGATCCCGATGATCTGGCCGCGATTCTTTATACCAGCGGTTCGACCGGGCGGCCCAAGGGGGTGATGCTGTCCCATGCCAATATGTGGCTGGGGGCGCAGAGCGTGGCGCATTATTTGGATCTGCGCCACGATGACCGGGCGCTGGCGGTGCTGCCTCTCAGCTTTGACTATGGCCAGAACCAATTGCTCTCGCATTGGTATGCCGGGGCCAGCGCGGTGCCGCTCGATTATCTGATGCCGCGCGATGTGGTGAAGGCGATTGATCGCCATGGCGTGACCACGCTGGCCTGTGTGCCGCCGCTCTGGGTGCAATTGACGGAATTGGAATGGCCCGCGCATGTGGCCGCCAAATTGCGGCGGCTGACCAACAGCGGCGGGGCGTTGACGGTCGATCTGGTGCATCGGCTGCGGGCGATCTTTCCCGATGCGCGCCTGTTTGCGATGTATGGCCTGACCGAGGCGTTTCGTTCGACCTTCCTCGACCCCGCGCTGATCGACACGCATCCCACCAGCATGGGGCGGGCGATTCCCCATGCAGAGATTCTGGTCGTCAATGACGACGGCGCCATCGCGGGCGATGATGAGGAAGGCGAGTTGGTCCATTGCGGCCCGCTGGTGGCCAAGGGCTATTGGCAGGATGCGGCGCGCACCGCCGAGCGGTACAAGCCCGCGCCGCAGGGGTCCGTCTATGGCGGCATGGCGGTGTGGAGCGGCGACCGGGTGCGGCGCGATGGCGCGGGCCTGCTCTATTTCGTCGGGCGGCGCGATGCGATGATCAAGACCGCGGGCAACCGCATCAGCCCGCAGGAGATTGAGGACGCGGCGATCGCCACCGGATTGGCGGCCGAGGCGGTGGCGCTGGGCCTGCCCGACGAGCGCTTGGGGCAGGCGGTGCATCTGGTGGTGCGCGCCGCGCCCGGCGCCGATCAGGCGCGCGAGGCTCTGCCGCAGCGGCTCAAAGCCGATCTGCCCAATTTCATGCAGCCTTCGGTGATCCACTGGAAGGAGGCCATGCCCATCAGCCCCAATGGCAAATTGGACCGCACAGGATTGTATCAGGAAATGCTGGAATGGAAGATTGCCGTCGATCAGGCCACCTCGCGGGAGCGTGATGCATGA
- a CDS encoding acyl carrier protein, giving the protein MQDDTDQLLRAILRDVLGLKPGQAEAFTAQTGLFGHLPELDSMAVAGLLTEIEDRLGIIVEDEDVDGDMLADYGSLLNFVTERRGAA; this is encoded by the coding sequence ATGCAAGACGACACCGACCAACTGCTGCGCGCCATTCTGCGCGATGTGCTGGGGCTGAAACCGGGCCAGGCCGAGGCCTTTACGGCGCAAACCGGCCTGTTTGGCCATTTGCCCGAACTGGATTCGATGGCGGTGGCCGGGCTGCTGACGGAGATCGAGGATCGTCTGGGCATCATCGTCGAGGATGAGGATGTCGATGGCGATATGCTGGCCGATTATGGCTCGCTGCTGAATTTCGTGACGGAGCGCCGGGGCGCGGCCTGA
- a CDS encoding hydrolase 1, exosortase A system-associated — MMRRMLKFPCEGAMLGATLDTPEGAPETGLLIVSGGNEIRSGAWGSHARIAEGAVAQGYAAFRFDRRGVGESEGANGGFQSSAPDLSAALAAFRAAVPSMKRVIALGNCDAASALMLASGAGVDGLVLSNPWTFEEENAGPSVQALRAHYRKRLVNTDALMRLITGKVSLAGLFGSLLRLARPAPPPAPLMQQMRDGLGAFAGPVRLLLAGNDSTAQAFAGVWDGKDARIARCDGASHSFVEPHARTWLMDQIIAALKAA; from the coding sequence ATGATGCGCCGGATGCTGAAATTTCCCTGCGAGGGCGCGATGCTTGGCGCCACACTGGATACGCCAGAAGGCGCGCCGGAGACGGGCCTGCTGATCGTTTCGGGGGGCAATGAAATCCGCAGCGGAGCATGGGGCAGCCATGCGCGCATTGCCGAGGGCGCGGTGGCGCAGGGCTATGCCGCGTTTCGTTTCGACCGCCGCGGCGTGGGCGAGAGCGAGGGGGCCAATGGCGGATTCCAATCCAGCGCCCCCGATCTAAGCGCGGCCCTTGCCGCCTTTCGCGCGGCGGTGCCTTCGATGAAGCGGGTGATCGCACTGGGCAATTGCGATGCGGCCAGCGCCTTGATGCTGGCCTCGGGCGCGGGGGTCGATGGGCTGGTGCTGTCCAATCCCTGGACCTTTGAGGAGGAGAATGCCGGGCCTTCGGTGCAGGCCCTGCGCGCGCATTATCGCAAGCGTTTGGTGAATACCGATGCCTTGATGCGGCTGATCACGGGCAAGGTGTCGCTCGCCGGCCTGTTCGGCTCGCTGCTGCGTCTGGCGCGGCCCGCGCCGCCGCCTGCGCCCTTGATGCAGCAGATGCGCGATGGGCTGGGGGCTTTTGCGGGGCCGGTGCGGCTGCTGCTGGCGGGCAATGATTCGACCGCGCAGGCCTTTGCCGGGGTGTGGGATGGCAAGGATGCCCGCATCGCCCGCTGCGATGGGGCCAGCCATTCCTTTGTTGAGCCTCATGCGCGAACATGGCTGATGGATCAGATCATCGCGGCGCTGAAGGCCGCATGA
- a CDS encoding helix-turn-helix domain-containing protein: MRKTSPAIPVYGLFGESHTPSPAGFAHIETIAERSSLHDWEISPHRHERGIQVLIVSAGHAEVTLDGARFALAPPAYVVLPAGSVHGFRFSPGTHGHVLTLSLDFAGRAQGAEDPLRRLLAKGGHGTMGESAARRVGLLAAEMNALAQEWQDGHLFLAMAEALARSLPDPDQTAESVDDRRLAQFRHLVEVHLREHRGLDFYAGSIGCTPRTLGRLCHARLGGSPLDVIHRRLGVEAQRLLRYTNASVTQIAQELGFADPSYFSRFYLRVMGQRPQAERDHSA, translated from the coding sequence ATGCGCAAAACATCCCCTGCCATTCCCGTCTATGGCCTGTTTGGCGAGAGCCATACGCCATCACCCGCCGGTTTTGCGCATATCGAGACGATTGCCGAGCGATCCAGCCTGCATGACTGGGAAATCTCGCCCCATCGCCATGAGCGCGGCATACAGGTACTTATCGTTAGCGCAGGCCATGCCGAGGTGACGCTGGATGGCGCGCGTTTCGCGCTTGCCCCGCCTGCCTATGTCGTGCTGCCTGCGGGCAGCGTGCATGGCTTTCGCTTCAGCCCCGGCACGCATGGGCATGTGCTGACGCTTTCGCTCGATTTTGCCGGACGGGCGCAAGGGGCGGAAGATCCCTTGCGCCGCCTATTGGCCAAGGGCGGGCATGGCACGATGGGCGAAAGCGCGGCGCGGCGGGTGGGCCTGCTGGCGGCCGAAATGAACGCGCTGGCGCAGGAATGGCAGGATGGTCATCTCTTCCTCGCCATGGCCGAGGCTTTGGCGCGGTCTTTGCCGGATCCCGATCAAACCGCCGAGAGCGTGGATGACCGCCGCCTCGCGCAATTCCGCCATCTGGTCGAGGTGCATCTGCGCGAACATCGCGGTCTGGATTTTTACGCCGGCAGCATCGGCTGCACCCCGCGCACGCTGGGGCGCCTGTGCCATGCTCGCCTTGGGGGCAGCCCGCTCGATGTGATCCACCGCCGTCTGGGCGTCGAGGCGCAGCGCCTGCTGCGCTATACCAACGCCAGCGTGACACAAATCGCGCAGGAATTGGGCTTTGCCGACCCGTCTTATTTCTCGCGCTTTTATCTGCGCGTGATGGGCCAGCGGCCTCAGGCGGAGCGAGATCACTCCGCCTGA
- a CDS encoding pyridoxal-dependent decarboxylase, exosortase A system-associated, with protein MKPLGPIPAGFAGRDGVLTIDGAKVTELIAQSGGATPLFVYSGAMLRARVADLRAAMPDRLAIHYAMKANPFAPLLRLMGGLVDGFDIASRGELGMALEAGLDPSRISFAGPGKRDMELQAAIMRGVTLNLESEGEAERALKIAERIGKTPRLAIRVNPDFGLAGSGMKMGGGAKPFGVDAERVPELARRIVGAGAEWRGFHIFAGSQSLYTDAIIETQAQTIKLAARLAEEAGVGLPHCNLGGGLGIPYFPGDTPVDAGRVGEALAREFEQMPDVLAETQFCIELGRYLVGEAGVYLTRIVDRKISHGEVYLVTDGGLHHQLAASGNFGTVVRRNYPVAIATKFGAESVEEASIVGCLCTPLDRLADKAGFPRADVGDLVAVFCAGAYGASASPSSFLGQGPAREMLI; from the coding sequence ATGAAGCCGTTGGGGCCGATTCCGGCGGGTTTTGCCGGGCGTGACGGGGTTTTGACGATTGACGGGGCCAAGGTCACCGAACTGATCGCGCAGAGCGGGGGGGCAACGCCGCTGTTTGTCTATTCGGGCGCCATGCTGCGCGCGCGCGTGGCGGATCTGCGCGCGGCGATGCCCGACCGGCTGGCCATCCATTATGCGATGAAGGCCAATCCCTTTGCGCCCTTGCTTCGGCTGATGGGCGGATTGGTGGACGGGTTTGACATTGCCAGCAGGGGCGAGTTGGGCATGGCGCTGGAGGCGGGGCTGGACCCCTCGCGCATCAGCTTTGCCGGGCCGGGCAAGCGCGACATGGAATTGCAGGCTGCGATTATGCGCGGCGTGACGCTGAACCTCGAATCCGAGGGCGAGGCCGAGCGCGCGCTCAAGATCGCCGAGCGAATCGGTAAAACCCCGCGCTTGGCGATACGGGTTAACCCTGATTTCGGCCTTGCGGGATCGGGCATGAAAATGGGCGGCGGTGCCAAGCCCTTTGGCGTGGATGCCGAGCGTGTGCCCGAACTGGCGCGGCGAATCGTGGGCGCGGGGGCGGAATGGCGCGGTTTTCACATCTTCGCCGGGTCGCAATCGCTCTATACCGATGCGATCATCGAAACGCAGGCGCAAACCATCAAACTGGCCGCCCGGCTGGCCGAAGAGGCGGGCGTAGGCCTGCCGCATTGCAATCTGGGCGGCGGGCTTGGCATTCCCTATTTCCCCGGCGACACGCCCGTCGATGCGGGGCGCGTGGGCGAGGCGCTGGCGCGCGAATTTGAACAGATGCCTGACGTTCTTGCCGAAACGCAATTCTGCATCGAACTGGGCCGTTATCTGGTGGGCGAGGCGGGGGTTTACTTGACCCGTATTGTCGATCGCAAGATCAGCCATGGCGAAGTCTATCTGGTGACGGATGGCGGATTGCATCACCAACTGGCCGCCAGCGGCAATTTCGGAACGGTGGTGCGGCGCAACTATCCCGTTGCCATTGCCACGAAATTCGGCGCCGAATCGGTTGAGGAGGCCAGCATCGTGGGCTGTCTTTGCACCCCGCTTGACCGGCTGGCCGACAAGGCGGGCTTCCCTCGGGCCGATGTGGGCGATCTGGTCGCGGTGTTTTGCGCGGGCGCCTATGGGGCCAGCGCCAGCCCCTCGTCCTTTTTGGGGCAAGGTCCGGCACGCGAGATGCTGATATAA
- a CDS encoding GNAT family N-acetyltransferase translates to MTRISYHANLNELQGDYALSALLRAPAAPGPFDRLEWFAGLAELGGVRPLLGVARDGDAVAVLPLAHRADVSKSDELGPLANWYAFTVRPRVSAGADGLGLLTALARDLRKATGRITLWPVPDEDGEASLLCAAFARAGWIVERAACDTNHFLRLDGRSYAQYLAARPGPLRTTLKRKAKKVAITLFDHFSDAAWADYEAVYAQSWKPEEGSPALLRRFAQEEGAAGRLRMGLAHGEIEGVNQPVAAQMWTVENGTAYIHKLAYVEAAKPISPGTSLSAALFERVIDGDHVHTVDFGTGDDPYKRDWMEQQRPRYRITAYHPLRPGQWAPIAKSLLRRVMAR, encoded by the coding sequence GTGACCCGGATCAGCTATCACGCTAACCTTAACGAACTGCAAGGCGATTATGCTTTGAGCGCGCTGCTGCGTGCCCCGGCTGCGCCCGGCCCTTTTGATCGGCTGGAATGGTTTGCCGGCCTTGCCGAACTGGGCGGGGTACGACCGCTGCTGGGCGTGGCGCGGGATGGCGATGCGGTGGCGGTGCTGCCGCTGGCGCATCGCGCCGATGTGTCAAAGTCCGATGAACTGGGACCGCTGGCCAACTGGTATGCCTTTACGGTGCGGCCGCGCGTTTCGGCGGGGGCCGATGGGCTGGGGCTGCTGACGGCGCTGGCGCGGGATTTGCGCAAGGCTACGGGGCGCATCACGCTCTGGCCGGTGCCGGATGAGGATGGCGAGGCCAGCCTGCTGTGCGCCGCCTTTGCCCGCGCGGGGTGGATTGTCGAACGTGCGGCTTGCGACACCAACCACTTTCTGCGCCTCGATGGCCGGTCGTATGCGCAATATCTCGCCGCCCGCCCCGGCCCTTTGCGCACCACGTTAAAGCGCAAGGCCAAGAAGGTTGCGATCACCCTCTTTGACCATTTCAGCGATGCGGCATGGGCCGATTACGAGGCGGTCTATGCGCAAAGCTGGAAACCGGAAGAAGGTTCACCCGCCCTGCTGCGCCGCTTTGCGCAGGAAGAAGGCGCGGCGGGCCGTCTGCGCATGGGCCTGGCCCATGGGGAGATCGAGGGCGTGAACCAGCCTGTGGCCGCGCAAATGTGGACCGTGGAAAACGGCACCGCCTATATCCACAAGCTGGCCTATGTCGAAGCGGCCAAGCCGATCTCGCCGGGCACCAGCCTGTCGGCGGCGCTGTTTGAACGGGTGATTGACGGCGACCATGTGCATACCGTCGATTTCGGCACCGGCGATGATCCCTATAAGCGCGACTGGATGGAACAGCAGCGCCCGCGCTATCGAATCACCGCCTATCACCCGCTGCGCCCCGGTCAGTGGGCGCCAATCGCCAAATCGCTGCTGCGCCGGGTGATGGCGCGATGA